One genomic region from Deinococcus roseus encodes:
- a CDS encoding putative ABC transporter permease subunit: protein MLLQLKLTGLWNAVRTGNRFGYGVVLLIGLAMVLGEWIGVHKALDFLDRYGEGIGFSIAKRFLEAGVVVLSAGVTFTSITTAISTVYLSDDLNFLLTQPISTLRVFGLKLLETFLSAAGVPALLTIPAILSIGAYFHAPGWYYLLSTWLILIVYMLPVAMGCLIAVLLMRFAPVGKVKEVATGMGVLLSAGLVYIIRALKPEALLKVTDPQQFDRLLAQFVGNEDTLMPPALAARALWDASQGHFNTAALGVSLISVVALWLAGFMAVVAYREGWIRGLEGTTRALNGKVLLASWGERLYGKLGSIGHILYKDLRLIMRDATQWSQLLVLVALVGVYLVSLSSYPLDGALGVPRFRNVIGFLQLVFQGFLVAGIGIRMAFPVISLEGYGFWLLQTAPVTYTRMVVGKFMGALIPMMAVSVVLAWQTAIILKLGEVMTIALWTVAISSTMVITALGVSLGAAFPRFRADNPSEIAMSPGGILYMVLSMVYVGLLAVIMARPASVIILQGKNVYWTTPEGLLLLGLIGIITVVVTVGSLWWGIRALDRLNQ, encoded by the coding sequence ATGCTGCTGCAACTTAAACTGACCGGGCTGTGGAACGCTGTGCGCACTGGAAACCGCTTCGGATATGGGGTGGTGCTCCTGATCGGTCTGGCCATGGTGTTGGGAGAGTGGATCGGGGTGCACAAAGCCCTGGACTTTCTGGACCGTTACGGTGAGGGGATTGGTTTTTCCATTGCCAAACGGTTTCTGGAGGCTGGTGTGGTGGTGCTTTCTGCTGGCGTGACCTTCACCAGCATCACCACAGCCATCAGCACCGTTTACCTGTCAGACGACCTGAATTTTCTGTTGACCCAGCCGATTTCCACCCTGAGGGTTTTTGGTCTGAAACTGCTGGAAACTTTTCTCAGTGCTGCAGGTGTGCCTGCCTTGCTGACCATCCCAGCCATCCTGAGCATTGGAGCGTATTTTCATGCTCCAGGCTGGTATTACCTGCTTTCCACCTGGCTGATCCTGATCGTGTACATGCTGCCTGTGGCCATGGGCTGCCTGATTGCGGTGCTGCTGATGCGTTTTGCTCCGGTGGGCAAAGTGAAGGAAGTTGCAACTGGCATGGGGGTTTTGCTCTCTGCAGGTCTGGTCTACATCATCCGTGCCCTCAAACCCGAAGCCCTTTTGAAAGTCACCGATCCCCAGCAATTTGACCGTTTGCTGGCCCAGTTCGTGGGCAATGAGGACACCCTGATGCCCCCGGCCCTGGCCGCCCGCGCACTGTGGGACGCCTCACAGGGACACTTCAACACCGCAGCACTGGGGGTGAGCCTGATCAGTGTGGTGGCCCTCTGGCTAGCCGGATTCATGGCGGTGGTGGCCTACCGGGAAGGCTGGATCCGGGGTCTGGAAGGCACCACCCGCGCCCTCAATGGCAAAGTGCTGCTGGCAAGCTGGGGGGAACGCCTGTATGGCAAGCTGGGCTCCATCGGGCACATCCTGTACAAGGACCTGCGCCTGATCATGCGGGATGCCACCCAGTGGAGCCAGTTGCTGGTGCTGGTGGCCCTGGTCGGGGTATATCTGGTCTCGCTCAGCAGTTACCCGCTGGATGGCGCACTGGGCGTTCCCAGGTTCAGAAACGTGATTGGCTTTCTGCAGCTGGTGTTTCAGGGGTTTCTGGTGGCAGGCATTGGCATTCGCATGGCCTTTCCGGTGATCTCTCTGGAAGGCTACGGGTTCTGGTTGCTGCAAACGGCTCCGGTGACCTACACCCGCATGGTGGTGGGCAAATTCATGGGTGCATTGATCCCCATGATGGCCGTGTCGGTGGTGCTGGCCTGGCAGACCGCCATCATCCTGAAACTGGGCGAGGTGATGACCATTGCCCTGTGGACGGTGGCCATCAGCAGCACCATGGTGATCACAGCACTGGGCGTGTCTCTGGGCGCAGCTTTTCCCAGGTTCAGGGCAGACAACCCCAGCGAGATTGCCATGTCTCCGGGGGGCATCCTGTACATGGTGCTCAGCATGGTTTATGTGGGTCTGCTGGCAGTCATCATGGCCCGCCCTGCTTCTGTCATCATCTTGCAAGGAAAAAACGTGTACTGGACCACCCCTGAAGGCCTGTTGCTGCTGGGCCTGATTGGGATCATCACGGTGGTGGTGACGGTTGGAAGTCTGTGGTGGGGCATTCGGGCGCTGGACAGGTTGAACCAGTAA
- a CDS encoding hemolysin family protein encodes MNISDLLGLLSLFVLVILNGYFVASEFALVSVRRTRIEQLVDEGVRAAKDVKTALQQLDLYIAATQLGITMASLAIGFVAEPAIEHLLHPWLEKMEVSASSVKAISFGVAFAISTTLHIVFGELAPKSIALQLTEQTALAVTKPLMIFTTVFRPVIFSMNWLGNKIVSLLGLKPASGHHSLYSEEEIRMILDTSSEAGMFEEQEREFLENVFEFDAITVKAIMTHRTEIIAMPADAPLRELIEYRREHGYSRVPVFEGTLDNITGIIHTADTLLHLDHLDTLTLETIKRPVYFVPESMKVRDLFNSLKTQKTHMAIVVDEFGGTAGLVTLEDAIEELVGDIYDETDEEEDKIQILDNNTYMVDGGVHMNEIESLLEMEIDNSDESEYETVAGFLFSRLGHIPKVGESVRANNWIFEVMDANDRAIKQVSIYPHTEVQEEEA; translated from the coding sequence GTGAACATATCCGACCTTTTAGGCCTCTTGTCCCTTTTCGTGCTGGTGATCCTCAACGGTTACTTTGTGGCTTCCGAGTTTGCACTGGTCAGTGTGCGGCGCACCCGCATTGAACAACTGGTGGACGAGGGGGTGCGGGCTGCCAAAGACGTCAAAACCGCGCTGCAACAACTGGACCTCTACATTGCAGCCACCCAGCTTGGCATCACCATGGCTTCTCTGGCCATTGGTTTTGTGGCCGAACCGGCCATTGAGCACCTGCTGCACCCCTGGCTGGAAAAAATGGAAGTCAGTGCCAGCAGCGTCAAAGCCATTTCCTTCGGGGTGGCCTTTGCCATTTCCACCACCTTGCACATTGTGTTTGGAGAACTGGCCCCCAAGAGCATCGCCCTGCAACTCACCGAGCAGACCGCCCTGGCCGTCACCAAACCCCTGATGATCTTCACCACCGTGTTCCGGCCTGTGATCTTCAGCATGAACTGGCTGGGCAACAAAATTGTCAGCCTGCTGGGCCTCAAACCCGCCAGTGGGCACCACAGCCTGTACTCGGAAGAAGAAATTCGCATGATCCTGGACACCTCCAGCGAGGCGGGCATGTTTGAGGAGCAGGAGCGGGAATTTCTGGAAAATGTCTTTGAATTCGATGCCATCACGGTGAAGGCCATCATGACCCACCGCACCGAGATCATCGCCATGCCCGCAGATGCCCCGCTCAGGGAACTGATCGAATACCGCCGGGAGCACGGCTATTCCCGCGTTCCGGTGTTTGAAGGCACCCTGGACAACATCACCGGGATCATCCACACCGCAGACACCTTGCTGCACCTGGACCATCTGGACACCCTCACCCTGGAGACCATCAAACGCCCGGTGTACTTCGTGCCAGAGAGCATGAAGGTGCGTGACCTTTTCAACAGCCTGAAAACCCAGAAGACCCACATGGCCATCGTGGTGGATGAATTCGGGGGCACCGCAGGTCTGGTGACCCTGGAAGACGCCATCGAGGAACTGGTCGGAGACATCTACGACGAAACCGACGAGGAAGAAGACAAAATCCAGATCCTGGACAACAACACCTACATGGTGGATGGTGGCGTCCACATGAATGAAATTGAAAGCCTGCTGGAAATGGAAATCGACAACTCAGACGAATCTGAGTACGAAACGGTGGCAGGCTTTCTGTTCTCCAGGCTGGGCCACATCCCCAAAGTCGGGGAGAGCGTGCGGGCCAACAACTGGATCTTTGAAGTGATGGATGCCAACGACCGGGCCATCAAGCAGGTCTCGATTTACCCCCACACCGAGGTGCAGGAAGAAGAGGCTTGA
- a CDS encoding ABC transporter ATP-binding protein, with translation MIELIQYSKSYGAYQAVKPLSLTMNPGVVTSLLGPNGAGKTTTIRAIVGLTRPSAGQVKVEGIDVWKDPLKAKKRIGYIPDRPYLYGKLSARELLRFIAGVHGLSNANPHIETWLQFFGLEDFGNALIETYSHGMKQKLTVIAAMLPEPPVLVVDEPMVGLDPKAAKQVRELLQEHARKGNTVLLTTHSMPLAEAISEKIAVLHKGKLRALGNIAELKHLTHGGDLEDVFFKLLEEEEAQHAAAT, from the coding sequence ATGATCGAGTTGATACAGTACTCCAAAAGCTACGGTGCGTATCAAGCCGTAAAACCCCTCTCCCTCACCATGAATCCGGGGGTGGTCACCTCCCTGCTGGGTCCCAACGGAGCTGGCAAAACCACCACCATTCGGGCCATCGTGGGCCTCACCCGGCCCAGTGCCGGACAGGTCAAGGTGGAAGGCATAGATGTCTGGAAAGATCCTTTGAAAGCCAAGAAACGCATCGGGTACATCCCGGACCGACCTTACCTGTACGGGAAACTGAGTGCCCGTGAGCTGCTGCGTTTCATTGCCGGGGTGCATGGCCTGAGCAATGCCAACCCACACATTGAAACCTGGCTGCAGTTTTTTGGGCTGGAAGATTTTGGCAATGCCCTGATCGAAACTTATTCGCACGGCATGAAACAGAAACTGACGGTGATTGCCGCCATGCTGCCTGAGCCTCCCGTTCTGGTGGTGGATGAACCGATGGTGGGTCTGGACCCCAAGGCCGCAAAACAGGTGCGTGAACTGCTGCAGGAACATGCCCGCAAAGGCAACACCGTGCTGCTGACCACCCACAGCATGCCCCTGGCAGAAGCCATCAGTGAAAAAATTGCTGTTCTGCACAAAGGTAAATTGCGCGCACTGGGCAACATTGCCGAACTGAAGCACCTCACCCACGGTGGGGACCTGGAAGATGTCTTCTTCAAGCTGCTTGAGGAGGAAGAGGCCCAGCATGCTGCTGCAACTTAA
- a CDS encoding amylo-alpha-1,6-glucosidase has translation MLPQLKITHEAARSLTQEYLLTDGLGGFHMMTPAGVPTRKYHGLAHSHNPPVQRDLPWIMPLETLQLGKQQASLYTLEMTPGYFVGRGWDFLIDCKLEALQPKQTHQAFGVTVQRSVVMPQGSGTLCYLYEVLTPHAAEMTLEGLFSDRDMHGTCESLPDVQFSSHQNVIQSAYGENRGVTVRFHGEDFKALPVQVTPQQLFYRVEHERGEGCEDIAARIPMYQVTLPAGRSRFALVVSATGWQGDPWEAQKQEQKRRENLIQQAFQTSGVQDDTVATLALAADAFLVHRQTVDSVSVIAGYPWFADWGRDSMIALSGLTLPTGRFSDAKGILTTFLKYQRQGLVPNNFWDDGKGAGYNTVDGALWLFVALERYLDATQDFEFAREQFAVLKEMVRHHIEGTDFNIKVDVQDGLLSAGEKGVQLTWMDVKIRDWVVTPRHGKAIEICALWLNALQIFLNLSEKFAVQDDFTALCADLLQKGQQSFAQFWNPDKNYFYDYITAEGQFNADVRPNALIALALPYTPSTSEQRKLALQTAAELLVTPVGTYSLAPTEKEFKPNFTGAQMVRDVAYHQGTIWAWPVGSYLELLWKETRDRDVLNSLMHGLKNHLLEGGLGSVAEVLEAKSMTTRGCPFQAWSVSEFLRVYTLVNAPQD, from the coding sequence ATGCTCCCTCAATTGAAAATCACCCACGAGGCGGCCCGCAGCCTGACGCAGGAGTACCTGCTCACGGATGGTCTGGGCGGATTTCACATGATGACCCCTGCCGGGGTGCCCACCCGCAAGTACCACGGGCTGGCCCACAGCCACAATCCGCCGGTGCAGCGGGATTTGCCCTGGATCATGCCCCTGGAGACCCTGCAACTGGGAAAGCAGCAAGCAAGCCTGTACACCCTGGAGATGACGCCGGGTTATTTTGTGGGACGCGGCTGGGATTTTCTGATCGATTGCAAATTGGAAGCGCTTCAACCAAAACAGACCCATCAGGCTTTCGGGGTGACGGTGCAACGCTCTGTGGTGATGCCGCAGGGCAGTGGGACCCTTTGCTACCTGTATGAAGTGCTGACCCCACATGCGGCAGAAATGACCCTGGAAGGGCTCTTTTCGGACCGGGACATGCACGGCACCTGTGAAAGCCTTCCAGATGTGCAGTTCTCCAGCCACCAGAACGTGATCCAGAGCGCTTATGGGGAAAACCGGGGGGTGACGGTGCGTTTTCATGGGGAAGATTTCAAGGCTTTGCCTGTGCAGGTGACCCCCCAGCAGCTTTTTTACCGCGTTGAGCACGAAAGGGGAGAGGGTTGTGAGGACATTGCTGCCCGCATCCCCATGTATCAGGTGACCCTTCCTGCAGGCCGCTCCCGTTTTGCACTGGTGGTGTCTGCCACAGGCTGGCAGGGAGATCCCTGGGAAGCCCAGAAGCAAGAACAGAAACGACGGGAAAACCTCATCCAGCAGGCGTTTCAGACCAGTGGGGTGCAAGACGACACCGTGGCAACCCTGGCCCTGGCTGCAGATGCTTTTCTGGTGCACCGCCAGACCGTGGATTCTGTCTCGGTGATTGCGGGTTATCCCTGGTTTGCAGACTGGGGGCGGGATTCCATGATTGCCCTTTCTGGATTGACCCTGCCCACCGGGCGTTTTTCAGACGCAAAAGGCATCCTGACCACCTTCCTGAAATACCAGAGGCAGGGACTGGTGCCCAACAACTTCTGGGACGATGGAAAAGGAGCCGGATACAACACGGTGGATGGGGCGTTGTGGCTCTTTGTGGCGCTGGAACGTTATCTGGATGCCACCCAGGATTTTGAGTTTGCCAGAGAGCAGTTCGCTGTCCTGAAAGAGATGGTCCGTCATCACATCGAGGGAACGGACTTCAACATCAAAGTGGATGTGCAAGACGGACTGCTCAGTGCGGGTGAAAAAGGGGTGCAGCTCACCTGGATGGACGTGAAAATCCGCGACTGGGTGGTGACCCCCAGGCACGGCAAGGCCATTGAAATTTGCGCTTTGTGGCTGAATGCCCTGCAGATCTTCCTGAACCTGTCTGAAAAATTTGCAGTCCAGGACGATTTTACGGCCCTCTGTGCAGACCTGCTGCAAAAAGGCCAGCAGTCTTTTGCCCAGTTCTGGAACCCTGACAAGAATTACTTCTATGACTACATCACTGCAGAAGGCCAGTTCAATGCAGATGTGCGTCCCAATGCACTGATTGCTCTGGCTTTGCCTTACACCCCATCGACATCAGAGCAGCGCAAACTGGCCCTGCAAACGGCAGCGGAACTGCTGGTGACCCCGGTGGGCACCTACTCACTGGCCCCCACCGAGAAGGAATTCAAACCCAACTTCACAGGAGCCCAGATGGTGCGGGATGTTGCCTACCACCAGGGCACCATCTGGGCCTGGCCTGTGGGCAGTTACCTGGAACTGCTCTGGAAGGAAACCAGAGACAGGGATGTGCTGAACAGTCTGATGCACGGCCTGAAAAACCACCTGCTGGAGGGTGGTCTGGGCTCTGTGGCAGAGGTGCTGGAAGCAAAAAGCATGACCACCAGAGGATGCCCTTTTCAGGCCTGGAGTGTCAGTGAATTTTTGAGGGTTTACACCCTGGTGAATGCCCCTCAGGATTAA